CGAGGTATATGTTGAATTTCAtatttagaaaattttgaaattcagtTTTGAACAATAGCAAGGTATTTGGATAGTAAAGGATCTTTTACTTGGTACAAGCCATTTACCTGTTATACGAGGAGCAAGGAATCACAATATACCTTGATTTTGGTAATATTTAGATTGGCGGTGAGCTTGAGGCCGGCAATGAGAGCTTCGTACTCACTTTGATTGTTGCTTGATTTGAAAGAGAAGTGTAGAGATTGTTCTATGATGTTACCATTTCCATCTTCAAGTAAAACTCCAGCTCCACAGCCTTGTGGATTAGATGAACTGTCTACGTACAAAGACCATTGGGCTGAGTCTTCGGTGGAGATTGGAACTGTGTATTTGGCAATGAAATATGCCAAATACTGAGATTTTATGGGGCCTCTCCCCTGATATCGgatgtcgaactcggagagctcaaCCGACCATTTTACTAGTCGGCCAGCTAATTCTGGTTTTTGAAGGACTTGCCGTAAGGGCTGATCTGTGCGAACATAGATGACATGGCTTTGGAAATATGGCCGAAGTCTTCGGGCCGAGAACACGAAAGCTAAAGCTAGCTTCTCAATCTTCGAATAGCGAAGTTTGGCATGTTGTAGAGTTTTGCTAGTGAAATAGATCGGCAGTTGCTGCTTTTGTCTTTCTACAATAAGAACAGAGCTTATAGCCCAGTCAACGATAGATAAATACAAAAAGAGTGGTTCCCCTTGGATGGGTGTTTGTAAGTGTTTGTAAAATAGGTGGCTTTGAGAGAGTTTCTTTTATAGTTATGAAAACTTGTTCACATTCATCAGTCCAATGAaaagcttttttcttttttagtgtTTGGAAAAAACAGAAAGATTTAGAAGCTAGGCAAGGGAGGAATCTGGAGAGTGCAGCAAGTCTCCCTGTTAATTGTTGGACTTCTTTGATAGTTTGTGGGCTTGTCATATTCAACACAGCTCGGCATTTTTCCGGATTTGCTTCGATTCCTCGGTTGGTAagcatgaagccgaggaatttgCCCCCTTGCACGCTAAAGGCACACTTTTCTAGGTTTAACCTCATGTTATATTTTCGGATTTGTTGGAATATTTTTGCAAGGTCGTCCAGATGGTTGTTGCCGAGCTTTGTTTTGGCTACCATATCTTTGACGTAAACTTCGAGGTTTTTGCCGATTTGTGCGGCGTATACCTTGTCCATGAGGCGTTGatatgttgcacctgcattcttaagACCAAATGGCATAACTTTATAACAGTAATTTCCATATTCAGTAATAAAAGCAGTCTTACTTTGATTGGATGGATGCACTAAAATCTGATTAtaaccagaatatgcatccataaaacttaagATTTTATAGCTCGAAGCATTATCTACTAAAGAATCAATAGATGGTAAGGGATAGGAATcctttgggcatgctttgttgagatcggtgaaatcaacacacatgcgccatttaccgttaTGTTTTTTACCATGACGACATTTGCCAACCATGTCGTAAATCTGATCTCTTGTATGAAGCCGGCATTGATAAGCTTCTTAGTTTCTTTCAGGGAGGCTTGCTTTCGTTCAAGGCCGAGGTTTCTTTTCCTCTGTGATATAGGTCGGACAGAGGGATCCAATGCCAGCTTATGAGAAATTACAGATGGGTCGATGCCTGGCATGTCTACAGGGGTCCAAGCAAATAGGTCGGCATTCTGTTGTAAAAATGCTTGAAATGAGGTTTTTCCCTCCGAGCTTAGTGTAGATCCCACGTAGGTGAATTATTCCGAGCTATCTGCAAAATAGATTTTTTGTAAGTCTTCCGTTGGGGTGGGTCATTCGAGAACGTCCGCCCTTGGATCAAGGTAGGCCATAACTGGAATTCGTCTTGATTGGTGATGCTGTGTATATGTGCATGTATATTTCTGTTGGGTCTTTTGAAACTATTGTTGTAACAATATCTGGCTTGATGAGTGTCATTGTGAATGTTACAATAGTATCATCCTGCAAAGGGAACTTAacacaaagatgaattgtagaaACAATAGCGCCGAACTTATTCAAAAAAGATCGACCAAGGATCAAATTATAAGGGCTAAAACAGTCAACTACTAAATATTAAATATCTGAAGTTTTTGATAGGAGAACCTCaccgagtgtggtttgtaaccacacagatCCCAAAACCGGGACCCTTTCACCGGAAAAACCGACCAGGTCTCCAGTGGAAGGTTGTAGCATGTTGTTGCTTAACTTCATCTTCTGGAATGTTGAATAGAAGAGGACGTCTGCACTGCACCCCGAGTCGAGTAGTACCTTTTTTACCAGGAGATTTCCTAATTGAGTGGAGATTAAAACAGGGTCATCCAAATTCGTGGTAGCTGTGTTGAAGTCGGAGGCTTGAAACGTCATCTGTAGGAAGTGTGGAGGCGTTTGAGGATTGTTCGGACTAGCTTCAATTGATAACATAGCTTGGTAAGAGCGTTTCCTCGCCGAGCTTGTGCTGCCTCCTCCTGCAAAACCTCCAGAAATACATTTAATAACTCCTCTTGGTTGTTCAGGATGGCTTGTGCTCACCTTTTCTTTGTCTCAGCTGTGCTGTCCTGCCGAGTTGTGATCGCCAGTGGGAGGGGCACGTCGTTGCATATAGCCTCCGATGTATTTATCGAGGTGAACTTGCCGAGCTAGTCATTCCAACAGGTCCTTGGCAATGACACACTCATCAGTGGTATGTCCATGTTTCTGGTGGAAAGTGCAGTACTTTAATTTGTCTGTACCCTTTGAGTCTGGATAGTTGCCGGCCTTTCGCAGTGGCTTGATTAATTTGGAATTTAAGATCTCCTTGATAATGTCGTCGTGCTTTGTATTGAACTGAGTATACGACTCATAACGGCGAGTGGGTTTGAAAGTTTTCTTACTGTCCCGTGGTTTCTCGCCTTCCTTATATTGTGGTTTGTCAACTTTTCGAGCTTGTCGGAGTTCTTCGATATCGATTTTTCCTTTCACCTTTTCTTGGAATTCGGCCAAAGTCTTTGGTTTGGCTACAACAATAGCCTCTTGAAATTTGCCTGGATGGAGTCCACTTTTGAGGGCGTGTAGATGCACCTCGGGGTGGAGGTCGGGAATACTCATGGCGACTTTTGTAAAGCGAGTCAGGTAGTCTTTAAGGCTCTCGTTCTGACCTTGTTTGATCGTGTTCAGGTAATCAGAATCATGCAGGTAGATGGCCGAGCCAACAAAATGCTCCTTGAAGAGCTTTGCAAGATCCTGAAAATGGGAAATGGAATCTGcaggcaaagaacaaaaccaatcaagtgcaggaccatctaaataagaagaaaaacaacGGCATAAAACTTTATCAAATGCACCATTTACTATCATGATGGATCTGAATTTCTTGACATATTTTGTTGGATCGCCCATCCCGTCGTAGGGAATTAAGGTCGTCGGTAAGGTAAACCTTCTGGACAGTTCGAAATTCATCACTTCGACTGTGAATGGTCCAACAGGATCGTCAGGTACAGTGTTTTCATTTTCTGGCCAAGCTTTTTCGTTGTGGTGTAGCTGAGCTCCTTTGTTCCTAGCAGTTTCGGACACGTGAGTCGGACCAGATTGATGCTCGGCTTCTTCGGTTCGCTCTTGGCGATCATCGTTGTTGTTTTCAATCCGAGCATTGGTTAGCTCGACAATCGGGTTTGCCATTCGCTGATTCTCCTCCGTCATGCACTGGTTGGCTTGTTGCAACTCAGTTACCATCTGAAGGAGTTTGGCTGGTGTAGGTGGGAGTTGATCAGCCATAGTTGGAGGTGGAAACATTGAGGCCGATGAAATGAAAAAAGGATTATAtcttcggccccacggtgggcgccaattatTCTTGTATGAATACCTTGGAGGAAACTCGACTCCTGGTGATGGCACCGAATATAGCTTTCGACACCGAACTTGTGAGTTCTAGGAGTCCGAGCTTGTAACACGCTTGTAGAGAGAGCGAGCAAAAatggggggagtgtacctgcaaaggcactccgatgcTTCAGTTAGTATATTAAATTCAAATTCCTTTTTCAAGGATGCATGAGATATCATACATTTATAGGTGACGTGAACTAAGTCGGTTACGTTACTGTTGATCATCTGAATTGAATAGCAGTTTATTGGGCGTTAATGAATAATAATACCTGGTCAGACGATTTTATTGCAAGATGTAGTCTGTTAAGTCTGATTGTAATATATAACGCTGAGTTATAACATAACTATCGAGTTATTTAACTTGCACTAGATATAATAAATGCACTAACGTTATACTAAGTAAGAAATTTGATCATAGCAACAAATCTCATGAAAGGAGGTGCATGCTATAAGGAAATTAACCTTTTTTTTCGGTTAATatcagttaatttttttaaaattatttatttattttaaattttttatttaaattataaaatttttattataaattttaaattataaatttaaattttaaaattaattaatattaattaattgaaaattggttctttatattttttaaataaatcaaacGTGGGGATAGGCATAAGGCTTATCAATGGTATTGCATACATATATGTGCGGAATGAAAACCATTAAAATTGTTAATCTAATTAACATGCAAAGACAGAAACaaaaaattaagtaatcaaaacaagTTGCAACAAAATTAAAGAAATCACCATGCAAGAGTGCATGCATATCCTTTTATATCTCTCATTCATTAcataattattttcattcatttcCACCTCATGTGTATGTATCTCCTAACAAGCACAATCAATTCAAGAACCCTAACTTATATAAAATGCATACCATTCATCTTCTCCCATTCAAAAACACACTAACAAATTAATATTAACACAATGGGAAACCAAAATAGTACTCAACAGCATCAAATAGAGATTGAGAACTTATGGTCCTTCCAACGCCGCGGGATGGAACAGGCTAGCGACTTCAAAAGCGGCCTGTTCTCCCTCGCTCGCGTTAGGAAGATGATGAAGGTCGAAGAAGACGTTGACCGGATCTCGGCCGAGGTGCCGGTTGTCTTGGCCAAGGCATGTGATCTCTTCATCCGTAATATCACCCTTCAATCATGGCACCAAGCTCAGAAAAATAAGCGTTCTACCATCCAAGGCCAAGACATCAACTCCACCATGGATTCCTTTAGGGATGCTTGCCATAACATTGAATATTTTAAGAGATTAATGAGCGCAGCTTAGATTAACTATTTGATTAGACTTGTTATCTTGAATTAACTAtgcatttcaaaattcaaataatggtCAAATATACAGTATCTTTGTCCTTTTTTTccctttcctttaatttttcgttgttattgttattatttctgTTAGAATATAGTTAGGAacaattagatcaattagtattatttagtatatctgaatatttattatagaatattatgtctttatgattttaattctcttaacacctataaatattttttttttatattgtatcattttatACAATTTGAATAGACATAAATCCTTTATCTACTGTTCTCTCTTAATTTTTCTAACATCGTATCAAAACTATAGTATCTTCTTTGAGGGGgatagattgattttcttttggtGGAATCACCGTATTTTTCTTCTTTGAGGAGGATATTATGTATTTAATAAGTTGTATGGAATGATATAATATAAATTAAGAATTATTTTATGCACCTCTTACCAAAAATAgtatatttttcatatttttcttcagtgtcatttttttccttctcttttgtcAATGCTTTGATGTTTTTCTCATCTCATCGATTAGCTCATTCATTACTTACTTATTCTCATGGAGAAACTATATGTTTTTCGTCACCTTCCGATAGTTTGCCATCTTTTCACACTTTGTCACTTTTCAGTAATTTTCCGGCAGTTCACCATCTTTTCACCAGTTGGTCACTCTTGCGGCAGTTTCATCTGCACTTTTCTTGTGGCAGTTTTGTCTGCTTTCCTTGTATTAGTTTCGTCTGCACTTttttgtggcagttccgtctgcgttcccTTCTGACAGTTTCGTTTGCGCTTTTCTCTTGTGGCAGTTCCATCTGTGTTTTTTTGTGGTAGTTTCGTTTGCGTTTCCTTGTGACacttccgtctgcgcttccttctggCAGTTCTGTTTGCGCTTCcttccggcagttccgtctgcgtttccTTCGGTAGTTCCATCTGCGCTTTCTTCAGGTAGTTCCGTCTGGACCCGTTCTAtcagtttatgcatttttttatttcgttgttttaaataagtttcaaactcaagttatcacttgagtttgaggggatgTTAGAGCtttaattaggatcaattagatcaattagcattatttaacatatctagatatttattatagaatattacgtctttattatttcgattctcttaacacctataaatacccttctacaTGAATCATTCTACACAATTTGAATATACACAAACATTTTCTAAAAGAGAATAATAGAAAATGATTTGTATATATATTTAATAAGTTGtatggaatgatacaatatagaagggtatttataggtgctaagagaatcgaaataataaagacataatattatataataaatattcagatatgctaaataatgctaattgatttaattgatcctaattatgctCGAACACCCCCCCTCAAACttaagtgacaacttgagtttgaaacttatttaaaacaacaaaatgaaaaaaaatacataaattgaTAGAACGGTGCAGACAAAACTATTGGAAAGAAGCGCGATGGAACTGCCAAAAGGAAATGTAGACGGAGTTGCCGGacggaagcgcagacggaactgccaaaaGGAAGCGCAGACAGAACTGCCGGAAGAAAATATAGACAGAACTGCTAGAAGGAAGCGCAAACGAAACTGCCACAAGAAAATGCAGACGGAACTGTCGGAAGGAAATCCAGACAGAACTGCTACAAGAGTGGCCAACTGTCGAAAAATTGCTGAAAAGATTGCGAGCTGCCGAAAATTTAAATATTCTTTAATCCATTTCATTAAAATACTCATAATAATCATTTAGTTCCGCAACATTTGAAATGAATCCTAAtttagtccctaacgttttaaacgtcctattttaattttaaaaactttcaaaCATCTTATATCAATCCTAAAAAAGTTTTAAGCGGGTTTAATGTTGTCCTACTATTAAATTTGACACAAACAATTCGTATATTAAAAAGGTAATAGCATTCGATTTTAGTATATAAGTAAAATCGATTCACCAATGATTATAacaaatttttctttgatttcgaAATGTTGATCATTGATTGTTAGTATCTAGAGTTTtgtacaaaaagaaaattaaggaaAAGACGTGATACAAGAGGATTTTTGGTTATGTTTTACTAATACATAGAAGAAGATATGACTTAACTAGTAGTGTTATTAACGTCCACGTCACTTATTCTATTAACTATTAATGTTAAATTTAATGGTAGAAAAACAttgaatatatttaaaattttttgaaacggAACTAGAACATTTGAAACATTAGGGACCAAATTAAAATTTGACTTAAATATTAAaacctaaaataatattttatcattttctcttatactatagatagatagattaCCAATTTCATTTTTCGTATACAAAGTCAATTAAATTTATATGATGatcaaaaaaatagaaagaaatcttcagtaattaataatttttttttattattcttataaaGGATCTGGGTTTGACTATTTTCCTTTTAGGTTATATATAGAGGAGATTATactataattatactaatttaataaTAAAGAATCAAATTTACGTTAATATTATACATGTTGATGTATCTATCCATGATTACGGCGTTAGGTGAAAATATAGTAATTTTTTTAAGATGAAATGAGCTTATAAATACTCTTGTCTAGAATGCAATTTCATATCTCAAGTATTATCATGAATGTTAGGTGTTTTTTCCACAATATTATTAGAGCTCTTATATGGCTTTTGTTTTTCTTCCACCACCAATACCTTTCTTCTTCTTATCACCAaaataccaaaattttttaattgctTATACTAAGTCATTGTCTTCCATTTCAATATATTTTGTTTATATTGTAATATATTATTATCAAcattaaacttaaaatttttgttgatgatAGTTTTTagagtaatttttttaattaaactagTTGGAGATGGATACTATCAGATTGTTTTAAATTTGTTGAATGCACTATAATTttattctttaactttttatataaATCGTGGCACTTctattagttttaaatttttttttataaaacttaGCAGAAGACTATAATTTATGTTTTAAATTTGGTAGAAAATCAGGTgcgtgcagtcgacttcacgtgaagtggaTACGTGATAGCcattagataatttgactgatctgactaaatttttatctaacggctctcaggtatcaacttcacatgaagtcgacttcacctgagttttcacctttaaATCTATATGTATGAATCGTTGTAATGTTACATATTTTAAAGGTGTGAGAAATGTGATCCTTTTTCACATGAGATAGAACAACACAATTTATGTCAAAATCAAaagtgaaaattcaggtgcagtcgacttcacgtgaagttgataactgagagtcgttagatgatttgactgatttgattaaattttcatctaatggctctcaactatcaacttcacgtgaaatcgactgcAATTGAGTTTTCACCAAAATCATGGACGAGTGAGACAAAATCATAGGTGCACAAAGCATAAGTAGTGGGTTTATgggtaattttaaataaaatgaatGAAACCCATAAAaaaggtgaaaattcaggtgcagtcgactttagGTGAAGTTGATGATTGAGagctgttagatgaaaatttagtcaaattagttaAATCATCTAACTgctcataactatcaactttacgtgaagtcgactgcacttgaATTTTTACCCATAAAAAATATACTATCTGTGGTAAGAGGTGCCTAAAATATATAAGGAACCAACGATTTATGCATAGCTTTAATTTTGTCCAAGATAAATATCTGGAgagtaattaatttattatgatcACAGGTAAATTAAACGAGAATGACATGTCAAGAAAAAAGTGATGTATAAGTTGTTGGTGCTTTACATGTTTTACACATCTTTTACCATAAATAGTAGATTCTTATGGGTTTCATCATTCATCATTACTTATGCTTTGTGCGCCTATAATTTTGTCTCATTTGTCCATGATTTTAATTTCAACGTAAATCGTAGGGTCCTCATGTAAAAAAATGTCACATTTCTAACACCTTTAAAATATGTACTAGTACAATATTTATACATGCAAATTTAAAGTATAAATTGTGGTCTTCTTCtaggttttatattttttcttaaaaaaattaatagaagtgccacgatttatataaaaaaaaattaaagaataaaattGTAGTGTATTCAGATTTAGAACAATTGATAGTATCCATctttaattagtttaattaagtaaattactcatttttattatataaagcaATGAGACAAANNNNNNNNNNNNNNNNNNNNNNNNNNNNNNNNNNNNNNNNNNNNNNNNNNNNNNNNNNNNNNNNNNNNNNNNNNNNNNNNNNNNNNNNNNNNNNNNNNNNNNNNNNNNNNNNNNNNNNNNNNNNNNNNNNNNNNNNNNNNNNNNNNNNNNNNNNNNNNNNNNNNNNNNNNNNNNNNNNNNNNNNNNNNNNNNNNNNNNNNNNNNNNNNNNNNNNNNNNNNNNNNNNNNNNNNNNNNNNNNNNNNNNATATTTACGAAGAGaacttttttttaagaaaaattgatAATTAGACATTTATCTTTttgttcattctttttattacacattctttttttctttattacaGTTTTAAAGAGAAGAGACATTTATTTCTGTTAGAATTCTTGCCACTTATTACTACCACAGTTTTAAGATTTTTTAAagtttgactaaattttttaatattaaactaTGAAAAATTTAATATGTTAATAGATTTTGACAAAATTCTACTAATGAATTAATATCTTTTGAGGAAAAGTCTAGGAGTcagcaattttgttaaattttggccagtatgtaaccaacaaagaaaagtgagccattagatgaaatctcacaccaatctcacaccattaaaaccataattgatggctatttgatggctacaaatcacaaaagttgctggcccctagcattcctcattatgtttaatttgatatattaaaATGTATAAATCATTATGTTTGTATTCATTGCTTTCGTTGTTTGTCTCTCAGGCTACGAGATAAGCCTCAATGtagtccctgaagttgcactcgagcCTCATAACAATCCTTGAACTTAAAAGTTCCTCAAAGTCATCCCCGAACTTGCACTCCGAGACTCAAAGTTATCCTTCCAGCAATTTCTGGACACTTGGCGCAACCGGAAAGCTGAGCTGGCAGCCTTCGTGACACGTGGGCCTTACAACGGCTAGCTGATGTGGCAGAGTAAACTCTCCCACATCAATTTGGTCCCTCAGTTAAAgttaaaaccctaatccccaaatttGAAGGCCACAGTGCTCACTCTGTTCTCTTCTCCTCGGTTCTGTGTTCTTGTCTTCTCTATCTTTGAAGCCCGACGGTTATGGCAAGCACGAGCTATGGCATAAGTACATAGATATCACGCAATTGTGGCATATGATTTACCCAATTGTTACGAAACTAGGCAGTGTATATTGGATAGAAATAGTGCCACGATACAAAAAGTATGTAATTATGTAGCAAGGAATTTCGATGAATAAAGTTGAAAACCACTCgaacaatttatttattttttcactgTAACTCTTAAAAGGGTGCCTAATGATGTTAGTATATGACATTGTGTTAAACATAGATCTTGAGGAAACCATGCTTTTCACATAATATAGAATGTAAAGCCTTTCAACGGAGCAAAGTTAGCTTTTGTATCTTCAATAGCTATCTGCCTACATATCTTCATTTCCAGAATGAAGAAGTGCCATTTACAACTATATGTAATCATACCTAGTCAGAGCCGTCCAACAAGACCCAATGCTAATGTACTCAGTTGCTTCTAACTGGTATTAGAAACTGATGAATGTCTATGGAAGTGAATATCAGCTACATGAATGAAACCCTCTGCTTTAGAACAAACAGTAGCTCAAAGGGAGAACTGTATAATCTTATGATGACCAAAACAAAGAGCATCAGAAGCATTAGAAGTATGGAAATACAACGCATCACcttagatattcacttacacacAGTTACTCCACATTTGTGCACTATTCAACAGTAACTACCCTATGATAGTTACTCAGTTTCAGATCAACTCCGGTCTCGCTGGGAAATGGTCACAGCAAATTTATACCTTCTTTGCACCACCTTAGATAAATAAACATCTACACTCAACAGAACTAGAAAAACAATCCCAAATATACCACAGGGATAGTTTACATATTAACACACAAAAGGTAACATGACTTTGTTTTTCTTGTTCATCAAGGACTCTTATACATCAACATCACATTGGAGATCACTAGCTAATCCTAACTTAAAAATGTGAGGATAAGTAAGAAACAAAAATGATATCCATTGTAAGTAAATACAAGCTAAAGATTTCATCCATCTGGTGACCTTTAAGGATCCGATTTAACCGTTTGTATGATTTAAACAGAACTTAATAATACACAAATGGCTTGATCAGGACAACCCATCAAATTGCTCTTTCGAAGTAAAGGTATGAGAATATCAGTAAAATTCAGACAGTTTCTCACCAATAATTTTTTCCATTAAACAAATCTTCAAAACATAGCAACAAGTACGACCATCAATTTGATTAAAGAATCAGGTAAACTTCTACAATTAAGAAACAAAACCAGCACAAATCAACAGCAATCAGAATAAAAACGAGAAAAAGGAAAATTGATGAAAGTTTCAATGAGTTGCACTATAGAAGACTGAGAAATAACATCAGGtatcattttttatttgaatttttcttttttttttccaccgTAACAAACCTAGTAACTGATCAAACCCTAGTACAGAGCCCAAAACAGAGACGTTCATAGCCACAGATTACATTCGAAAGAAACGACTTGAACTTTGGTGAATGTTAAATTAACAACAACATCAAAACACAGAGAAAGtacatatttttttcattttcggCTTACCTGTGTCAGAGAAACTAGCCTTCCCAACTCTGTGTATGAAGGAGATGACAACAGCGATGCTCCAGGGCCTGAGTTTTTGACTGAAATTGGTGCGGTTAATGCAATCGCAAATGTGCCATTGGTGACTGTCTCGAAGAAGAAGAAACCTCACTCTCTGTTGTGTTTGTTTTGTGTTTTGAGAGGAGGGAGGAAGGAGGAAGGAGGAAGGAGGAAGGAGGCTTTCAgcatgaaacgacgtcgtttcatcTCATTTTGGCACCACAGCCAAAACAGCGTCGTTTCAGTAAGGCTCA
The DNA window shown above is from Arachis ipaensis cultivar K30076 chromosome B08, Araip1.1, whole genome shotgun sequence and carries:
- the LOC107611788 gene encoding nuclear transcription factor Y subunit C-1-like; amino-acid sequence: MGNQNSTQQHQIEIENLWSFQRRGMEQASDFKSGLFSLARVRKMMKVEEDVDRISAEVPVVLAKACDLFIRNITLQSWHQAQKNKRSTIQGQDINSTMDSFRDACHNIEYFKRLMSAA
- the LOC107611787 gene encoding uncharacterized protein LOC107611787, whose protein sequence is MADQLPPTPAKLLQMVTELQQANQCMTEENQRMANPIVELTNARIENNNDDRQERTEEAEHQSGPTHVSETARNKGAQLHHNEKAWPENENTVPDDPVGPFTVEVMNFELSRRFTLPTTLIPYDGMGDPTKYVKKFRSIMIVNDSISHFQDLAKLFKEHFVGSAIYLHDSDYLNTIKQGQNESLKDYLTRFTKVAMSIPDLHPEVHLHALKSGLHPGKFQEAIVVAKPKTLAEFQEKVKGKIDIEELRQARKVDKPQYKEGEKPRDSKKTFKPTRRYESYTQFNTKHDDIIKEILNSKLIKPLRKAGNYPDSKGTDKLKYCTFHQKHGHTTDECVIAKDLLE